Genomic segment of Acidimicrobiales bacterium:
CCGCTGACCTCCGCGCAGCGGATCCCGAGGGCGAAAGCTCCGTCCCCGCGGCTGTCCATCCAACCCACCGGCCCCGCGTAACGGCCCCTGTCGAAGCCCTCCACGTCGGCGGCGTAGCGGATCGCCGCGGCCGTCGGGTTTCCCCCGACCGCCGGCGTCGGGTGCACCATCGCCACCAGCTCGAGCGCTGACGGCAGGCCGCCCGCTGCGCTCTCTGCCGCCCGCCCCGCCCGCGCCGCCCCCGCGCCCAGCCGCCCGCTTATCCGGGTCCCCAGGTGCGACACGTTGCGCAACCCCATCACCGACGGGTGGTCGGGGATCACGAGCTCCGTGCACACCGGCGCCAGCGCCGCCCGCAGCTCGTCAACGACCACCTGATGCTCGTGCCGGGCCTTCTTCGACCCCATCAGCCCCGCGATCAGAGCCTCGTCGGACCGGGTGTCTCCGCTCCGCGCGACGGTGCCCGCCAACGGGTGCGACTCCACCAGATCGCCGGTCCGCCTGATCAACAACTCGGGGCTCGCGCCCAGGAACCCGTCGACCGAGAAGATCATGCACGACGGGTAGAGCGCCTGAAGGCGCGCCAGAACGTCGGAGACCACGAACGGGCGGTTGCCTGTGATGTCCACGCGGCGGGCCAGCACCACCTTGCGAAGCTCGCCGCGCTTGATGGCGTCCACGGCGCCGGCGACCACCGCCTTCCAGTCCGCGTGTGGCATCGACGCGGTGAGGCTGAAGTGATCGGGAGGCGAGCCGGACGGTCGCACGGGTCCCTCGGTCCGCCAATCCACGACACCGGGGACGCTTTCCACGGGCGAGACCGTCGTCACCCAGGCTCGCCCGTCCCGGCACCCCACGACACGCTGGGGGACGATGAGGTGCCCGGGAGCCGCCGGGTCGAACGGCAGAGCGCCGATCACGACCGGCCCGCACCCGGGCAGTCCCACCTCGTCGACCGTTTCGATGTCCGCCAACGAAGCCAGGACGTCACGTATGGCTGCGGCGTCACCAAGCCCGCCGGGCAGGTCGATCCCGGCCGCTACCCCGGTGGCAGCGAGTCCGCCAGCCTCCTCGCGCCACAGGTAGCCCGACTCGCCGGCTTCGGCGAGCAGGTCAGGCGCCCCGTCGAGGGCGACGGTGTGTGCCCGCAGCTTCAACACCGGCGAGGTCATCGGGCTGCTCCGCTACGGACCCCGGACCGGGTGGCCGTGATGAGCTGCGTGATGCCCCCGCTCAGCAGCCGGCGCTCCACCGCCTCGAAACCCGCGTCGCCGAGCATCCGCAGCATTCGCGGGGGATCGGGGAGGTACGCCACCGACTTCGGGAGGTACCGGTACGCGTCGCGGTCGGATAGGGCCGCGCCGATCCTCGGCACCACGTGCCCGAAGTACGCCGCGTGGCCGGCGCGCATCAAAGGATTGGACGGGACCGCAACGTCCAGCAGGGCCACCCGCCCGCCCGGAACCGTGACGCGCGCTAGCTCGGCGAAGAGGGGTTCCAGTCCGGAAAAGTTGCGCAGGGCGAACCCGCTCACCACCCCGTCGACGCTCGCCGGCGCCAGCGGCAGCTCCAGGGCATCAGTGTGCACCAGTGGCGCAGCCGTGCGGGCGTGGAGGAGCATCCCCATGGACAGGTCCACACCGATCGGGTGATGACCGGCCGATGCCACGTCCCTGCACAGATCGCCGGTTCCGCAGGCGACGTCCAGTACCAGGC
This window contains:
- a CDS encoding isochorismate synthase; protein product: MTSPVLKLRAHTVALDGAPDLLAEAGESGYLWREEAGGLAATGVAAGIDLPGGLGDAAAIRDVLASLADIETVDEVGLPGCGPVVIGALPFDPAAPGHLIVPQRVVGCRDGRAWVTTVSPVESVPGVVDWRTEGPVRPSGSPPDHFSLTASMPHADWKAVVAGAVDAIKRGELRKVVLARRVDITGNRPFVVSDVLARLQALYPSCMIFSVDGFLGASPELLIRRTGDLVESHPLAGTVARSGDTRSDEALIAGLMGSKKARHEHQVVVDELRAALAPVCTELVIPDHPSVMGLRNVSHLGTRISGRLGAGAARAGRAAESAAGGLPSALELVAMVHPTPAVGGNPTAAAIRYAADVEGFDRGRYAGPVGWMDSRGDGAFALGIRCAEVSGARARIYAGNGVVAGSDPDEELAETQLKLQALLAALV
- a CDS encoding ubiquinone/menaquinone biosynthesis methyltransferase: MREMFDTIAPRYDLVNRIMTFGLDRVWRRAAVAALGLPAGSLVLDVACGTGDLCRDVASAGHHPIGVDLSMGMLLHARTAAPLVHTDALELPLAPASVDGVVSGFALRNFSGLEPLFAELARVTVPGGRVALLDVAVPSNPLMRAGHAAYFGHVVPRIGAALSDRDAYRYLPKSVAYLPDPPRMLRMLGDAGFEAVERRLLSGGITQLITATRSGVRSGAAR